The nucleotide window CATCCGTCCTGACTCTTCAGCCAAGATGCAGTTGAGGCTGAAAGAAACGGGAGCCGAGTACGTTACGGCTCCAGTGATCGGTACCATCCCCCTCGCCACAAACGGCCAGCTTCTGTGGGTATTAGCAGGGGCGGATGCAGCTATCGAGACCATCAATCCATACATCGTTGGCGTGATGGGGAGAGGAGTTATACGACTGGGAACCGATGTACGGCTTGCGAGCATACTAAAAGCTGTTGCGTGAGTCGTCAAATGCACAGTCTGTGTTTAGACAAGAAGCTAAGCCGAGGACAACAGGAACTCCCTCACGATCGGTATGATGGAAATAGTCGCCGAAGCCCACGTCTTTTCGGAAAAGGCCGGCCTCCGAACCTCGGACGTGGAAGAACTGATCCGGCAGCAAATCGGACCGGCAGGACTTATGTGCTCGCAACGGTTGACCACCGGGGTGTATATGCCCCCGCGGGGCGAGAAGCCGTGGACCGACATCAACTTCGCGCTGGCGGGCGGGAAACAAGTCCTGGACACCGCGACGGGCTTCGGGGTGAAGCTCGCCATTTCATCCCTCGTCTCGAGACACTTGGAAGAGGCGAAAGCGTACGGCGACGCGCAGGGCAGAGAGCTCGACGTCTCCGCGATCTACGGGGCCTTGAGAAAGGATTCTGGTCTCTCTTTCGAGACGGAATACGTGAAGAGAAGGGATGGTTTGCTGTGAAGTGAGGAACGAGAATGCTTTTTTTGAAGCACACCTACACTCCTTTGTTGCAGCAGTAAAACTCGGCCGCTGGAGCATCCTCGAACATAAAACATTATGTTTCACTGTCCGGTACCTAGGTATCCAGTCGTCTTGTTCAATGTCTCAACGTGACACATGAGATGCTGTGTAATAGGGGGTCTAACTTACACTCGCTTGTGCCCGGGCATGCTGTCGACGAGAGATTAGGCTTCGACAAAGCATCGTTCTGAGATCATTATTGTAGACTTCTTATCTCCCAGGTTGGTTGAGTGAATCCAACCAGTAACACGATTCCGCTTGACATTGTATGTACAAAAGTGCGAACATTTTTGTCTTTGTTAGAAAGGAATTCTTACACGAGTATAGACGCTTTTGGGTGCTTCAGGGAGGCTTCGGCTGCTGCAAAGCCTCTGTAGAGTTGATAAACTGCAAGTTTGAGACTGATCATCGACTAGCACGGGCAACAGTCGCCCAAGTGTCAAAGTCAGGAGAAGCGTTGTGTTCCGGGCAAGAGGGCTATCACTGGTCCAGTGGAGCGATGATTCAAGCTGACGAGCTGGCTGTTCACTTGTGCGATCACTAGGTAAACTGCTGACTTGAGGCCTCAGTGGCTGTACcgaggatggagagggtTCTCTGTCTGGTAAAGCCGTAACAATGGAATTTCAGCGAAGCCATCTGCAAAAAACGTTGTCCACCGCCCCTGCGGAACGCCAAT belongs to Colletotrichum higginsianum IMI 349063 chromosome 5, whole genome shotgun sequence and includes:
- a CDS encoding 6-phosphogluconate dehydrogenase family protein, whose protein sequence is MATNLQKHLSRTGGPNLNFYNRTKSRGQPLKDLGGVYNSLDELATNSDVIFMSLSDENAVKSVVDTLLETNGAACDFNRKIIVDTSTIRPDSSAKMQLRLKETGAEYVTAPVIGTIPLATNGQLLWVLAGADAAIETINPYIVGVMGRGVIRLGTDVRLASILKAVANSLTIGMMEIVAEAHVFSEKAGLRTSDVEELIRQQIGPAGLMCSQRLTTGVYMPPRGEKPWTDINFALAGGKQVLDTATGFGVKLAISSLVSRHLEEAKAYGDAQGRELDVSAIYGALRKDSGLSFETEYVKRRDGLL